A section of the Bradyrhizobium oligotrophicum S58 genome encodes:
- a CDS encoding ABC transporter permease, producing the protein MRETLTRLRYRYWPDHLLGEILSKRWTETAVPVLLLLIVGFALSRVLEHFLSPASLADTARQAGEIGFIGLGMGLVVIVGGIDLSVGSMFALTDFCALYLLDVLNWPVPAVVVATMVVGGLLGAVNGVLIGYLRLRAFIATLITLIIYRSAFDLLIQRYSNAIASSLPDIPSWDFIGGGDVLGIPSVALLYVIVAIVGHVFLTRLRPGWHITAIGGSRRSAYNSGIPVRRTIALCYVASGVLTSIGALFFAARLGTVGGDIGVGLEVIVLTATVLGGITLGGGKGSVVKSLVGVLIVLLMTNGLTAMNARGGVNRMALATILLAAAMVDIRWQKNRNRIISKVYVAPTYHALPPPPPTEIGKGGPFEQNDKLRDVSLIGLGRIEAPEDVILDRNDVLYAGSRHGDIIRFFPPDYERMEVFAHIGGQPLGMAFDRQDNLYVCIGGMGLYRITPDGTVEKATDETNRSLYSVNDDSRLRLADDLDITDDGLIFFSEATVRYEMDEWPVDGLEARGNGRIICYDTKSGTTHTVLRGLKFPNGVAVASDGQSILFAETFGCSIKRYWFAGPKKGAVETVMDNLPGYPDNINLASDGNYWLALVGMRSPSLDLAWQMPGFRRRMAKRVPIDEWLFPNINTGCVVKFNEQGQILESLWDLKGVNHPMITSMREHRGYLYLGGIANNRIGRFKLENADPDFVHYDTRWRRHS; encoded by the coding sequence ATGCGCGAGACATTGACTCGGCTGCGATATCGCTACTGGCCCGACCATCTCCTCGGCGAGATCTTGTCCAAGAGGTGGACCGAAACCGCCGTTCCTGTGCTTCTGCTCCTGATCGTCGGCTTCGCATTGAGCCGGGTCCTGGAGCACTTTCTGTCCCCCGCGAGTCTCGCCGACACTGCGCGCCAGGCCGGAGAGATCGGTTTCATCGGTCTCGGAATGGGGCTTGTGGTCATCGTCGGCGGCATCGACCTGTCGGTCGGGTCGATGTTTGCCCTGACGGATTTCTGCGCGCTCTATCTCCTGGACGTTCTCAATTGGCCCGTTCCGGCAGTGGTCGTCGCGACCATGGTCGTCGGCGGGCTGCTTGGCGCCGTGAACGGGGTCTTGATCGGATATCTGAGACTTCGCGCCTTCATCGCCACGCTGATCACACTGATCATCTATCGCTCGGCGTTCGATCTGCTGATTCAACGCTATTCGAATGCCATCGCGTCATCGCTTCCAGATATCCCCTCGTGGGATTTCATTGGCGGCGGGGATGTTCTGGGAATCCCGAGCGTCGCGCTGCTCTATGTCATCGTCGCCATCGTCGGCCATGTCTTTCTGACGCGGCTGCGGCCCGGCTGGCACATCACGGCGATCGGCGGATCGCGCCGCTCGGCCTACAATTCCGGCATTCCGGTGCGGCGGACCATCGCGCTCTGCTACGTCGCGAGCGGTGTTCTGACCAGCATCGGTGCGTTGTTCTTTGCCGCCCGCCTCGGAACCGTGGGCGGCGACATCGGCGTCGGCCTCGAGGTGATCGTCCTGACTGCGACCGTCCTCGGCGGGATCACGCTCGGCGGTGGCAAGGGTTCGGTCGTCAAGTCGCTGGTCGGTGTGCTCATCGTCCTCCTGATGACCAACGGCTTGACCGCGATGAACGCGCGCGGCGGCGTCAACCGCATGGCACTCGCGACAATCCTCCTGGCGGCCGCCATGGTCGATATCCGCTGGCAGAAGAACCGCAACCGGATCATCAGCAAGGTCTACGTTGCCCCGACCTATCATGCGCTGCCGCCGCCACCCCCGACCGAGATCGGCAAGGGCGGCCCGTTCGAGCAGAACGACAAGCTTCGCGATGTGTCTCTCATCGGGCTCGGACGGATCGAGGCGCCGGAGGATGTCATTCTCGACCGCAACGACGTGCTCTATGCCGGCTCCCGTCACGGTGACATCATCCGGTTCTTTCCGCCGGACTATGAGCGGATGGAGGTGTTCGCCCATATCGGCGGCCAGCCGCTCGGAATGGCGTTCGACCGCCAGGACAATCTGTATGTCTGCATCGGCGGCATGGGTCTCTACCGCATCACGCCCGATGGAACCGTGGAGAAGGCCACCGACGAGACCAACCGCAGCCTGTATTCGGTGAATGACGACAGCCGTCTGCGGCTCGCCGACGACCTCGACATCACCGATGACGGACTGATCTTCTTCTCCGAGGCGACCGTTCGCTACGAGATGGATGAGTGGCCGGTCGACGGGCTGGAGGCCCGCGGCAACGGTCGCATCATCTGCTACGACACGAAGAGCGGAACGACCCACACCGTGCTGCGCGGACTTAAGTTTCCGAACGGCGTCGCTGTTGCCAGCGACGGTCAGTCGATCTTGTTCGCGGAGACCTTCGGCTGCTCGATCAAGCGATACTGGTTCGCTGGTCCGAAGAAAGGCGCGGTCGAGACCGTCATGGACAACCTGCCGGGCTATCCCGACAACATCAATCTGGCGTCGGATGGCAACTATTGGCTGGCGCTGGTCGGCATGCGCAGCCCATCGCTCGACTTGGCGTGGCAGATGCCGGGCTTCCGGCGGCGCATGGCCAAGCGGGTGCCGATCGACGAATGGCTGTTTCCGAACATCAACACCGGATGCGTCGTCAAGTTCAACGAGCAGGGCCAGATCCTGGAATCCCTCTGGGACCTCAAGGGCGTCAATCACCCGATGATTACCTCGATGCGGGAACACCGCGGTTATCTCTATCTCGGCGGCATCGCCAACAACAGGATCGGGCGCTTCAAGCTGGAGAACGCCGATCCCGACTTCGTACACTACGATACGCGCTGGAGGAGGCATTCGTGA
- a CDS encoding SMP-30/gluconolactonase/LRE family protein produces the protein MIAAIREFANRLLGRGDATITVPSFDGALKANQVLEAAETLLECEAPEDIASDGRSLLIADGARLLRWAGSSPTEIRRFARPISALAMLPSGGLAVAIGGTEVHIYDTITTKTPVSTFTGELRAVNALAPAGDGALIATDGSSSYEVGDWARDLMELGETGRVFRLDPRTQTMQQLAGGLRYAFGAVANGNDVLVSESWRHRLISIAPGGTRTVALGHLPVYPSRLAPAHGGGFWLTAFVARTQLVEFVLREPAYRRRMIAEIEPDYWVAPRLRSGQSFKEPLQGAHIKTMGVMKPWAPPRSYGLVIRLGADGLPRYSLHSRADGVNHGIVAAVEFGGDLVMIAKGPGRVLRLPLATLGQEVLP, from the coding sequence GTGATCGCCGCCATCCGTGAATTCGCAAACCGCTTGCTCGGCCGCGGCGATGCGACCATCACCGTTCCGTCGTTCGACGGGGCGCTGAAGGCCAATCAAGTGCTGGAGGCAGCCGAAACGCTCCTCGAATGTGAAGCACCGGAGGATATTGCGTCCGACGGCCGTTCCCTTCTCATCGCCGATGGCGCGCGACTCCTGCGTTGGGCTGGATCGTCGCCTACGGAGATCCGCAGGTTCGCGCGGCCGATCTCTGCGTTGGCGATGCTTCCGTCCGGCGGTCTGGCCGTTGCCATTGGCGGCACTGAGGTTCATATCTATGATACCATCACCACCAAGACGCCGGTCTCGACATTTACCGGTGAGTTGCGCGCCGTCAACGCGCTTGCGCCTGCAGGCGACGGCGCCCTGATCGCAACCGATGGTTCGTCATCGTATGAGGTCGGCGATTGGGCGCGCGACCTGATGGAGCTCGGTGAGACCGGCCGTGTCTTCAGGCTCGATCCGCGGACGCAGACGATGCAGCAGCTTGCGGGCGGGCTTCGCTACGCCTTCGGTGCCGTCGCAAACGGCAACGACGTGCTCGTCAGTGAAAGCTGGCGGCACCGTCTGATTTCGATTGCACCCGGCGGCACGCGCACGGTCGCGCTCGGTCACCTGCCGGTCTATCCCTCCCGGCTTGCACCGGCGCATGGCGGCGGCTTCTGGCTGACCGCCTTTGTCGCCCGCACGCAATTGGTCGAGTTCGTGCTTCGCGAACCGGCCTACCGGCGCCGCATGATTGCTGAGATTGAGCCTGACTATTGGGTGGCGCCACGGCTCAGGTCCGGCCAGTCCTTCAAGGAGCCGCTGCAGGGAGCGCACATCAAGACCATGGGGGTCATGAAGCCGTGGGCTCCCCCAAGGTCGTACGGACTCGTCATCCGGCTCGGTGCCGACGGACTGCCGCGTTATTCGCTTCATAGCCGCGCTGATGGCGTCAATCACGGCATCGTCGCCGCCGTCGAGTTCGGCGGCGACCTCGTCATGATCGCAAAGGGGCCGGGCAGGGTGCTCAGGCTGCCGCTTGCAACCCTTGGCCAGGAGGTCCTTCCATGA
- a CDS encoding AMP-binding protein, with product MTTRFTRPVGSIADIVALERLPYDALVPARNLYHLFEATARLHPGRQALTVLTPRESREISLTHRQLLADISRAANLFRASGIRPDGPTVAFLCPSLPQVFPALLGAQVAGVASSINYLLNEDAIVDLLEAQNAALLVIPSEADDPALWHKANKVAARVGSLQRILVLGESRDANRRMAVFDEAASPHRDALDFEPSNDRRSVCALFHTGGTTGRPKLVRLTHGNQIHAAWGFAQVHGLDELDIALNGFPLFHVGGTMTAGLSILAAGGHVIIPSPYGLRVPEVIRDYWYTVERHRVTIVSGVPTSIAALAEVPIGSCDISSVRMALTGGAVLPKAVGDRFQARTGVRLFETYGMTETAAAIAFNPGRGEPLQGSVGFRAPFSRTKIVALGDPELRKECPPLTSGLVLAKGLQVFPGYVDPTHNVGVLTDDDWIVTGDIGYLTADERLVLTGREKDLIVRSGHNIDPAAIEDVANAYPGVQMSSAVGMPDAYAGEVPILFVVPSPQQTIELARLCDYLEQNVHEPPARPKRVVVLDALPVTAVGKIFKPTLRDLAVREKVRTEVDRIFGPETAADIQVNKDDKLNTVVCISVETIDEVALGRLAESLSALPQTYRVEATSPRGRA from the coding sequence ATGACGACGAGGTTCACGCGCCCTGTCGGCTCCATTGCTGACATCGTGGCGCTGGAGCGGCTGCCATATGACGCCCTCGTACCTGCGCGAAATCTGTATCACCTGTTCGAGGCGACCGCCCGATTGCATCCGGGTCGGCAGGCACTGACCGTTCTGACACCTCGCGAATCCCGCGAAATCAGCCTCACTCACCGTCAATTGCTTGCCGACATATCCCGCGCGGCGAACTTGTTCAGGGCGTCCGGCATCAGACCGGATGGACCGACCGTTGCATTCCTCTGCCCGAGCCTGCCGCAGGTCTTTCCGGCCTTGCTCGGCGCCCAGGTCGCCGGCGTCGCGAGCTCGATCAACTATCTGCTGAACGAGGACGCAATCGTCGATCTCCTCGAGGCGCAGAATGCAGCGTTGCTTGTGATCCCATCGGAGGCCGACGATCCGGCGCTCTGGCACAAGGCGAACAAGGTCGCCGCACGGGTCGGATCTCTGCAGAGGATCCTCGTTCTAGGCGAGAGCCGCGACGCGAACCGCCGAATGGCCGTCTTTGACGAAGCCGCTTCGCCGCACCGAGATGCGCTCGATTTCGAACCGTCAAATGATCGGCGGTCGGTGTGCGCGCTCTTCCACACGGGAGGGACGACCGGACGTCCAAAGCTCGTCCGCCTGACACATGGCAACCAGATCCACGCCGCATGGGGTTTCGCCCAGGTTCACGGGCTCGACGAGCTGGACATCGCGCTGAACGGGTTTCCGCTGTTTCATGTCGGCGGCACCATGACTGCAGGTCTGTCGATTCTCGCCGCTGGCGGCCACGTGATCATTCCGTCACCCTACGGTCTGCGAGTCCCGGAGGTCATCCGCGACTATTGGTACACCGTCGAACGACATCGCGTGACGATCGTGAGCGGCGTGCCGACCTCCATTGCGGCTTTGGCGGAGGTGCCGATCGGGTCCTGCGATATCAGCTCGGTCCGGATGGCGCTGACTGGAGGTGCGGTGCTTCCAAAGGCGGTTGGTGACCGTTTCCAGGCCAGGACGGGAGTGAGGTTGTTCGAGACTTACGGGATGACGGAGACCGCGGCGGCGATCGCGTTCAACCCGGGTCGCGGCGAGCCGCTTCAGGGCAGCGTCGGATTCAGGGCGCCGTTCTCGCGAACGAAGATCGTGGCACTGGGCGACCCGGAGCTGAGGAAGGAGTGTCCTCCGCTCACGAGCGGGCTGGTGCTCGCCAAGGGCCTGCAGGTATTCCCCGGATACGTCGATCCCACGCACAATGTCGGCGTCCTGACCGACGATGATTGGATCGTGACCGGCGATATCGGCTACCTCACCGCAGACGAGCGGCTGGTTCTCACAGGTCGGGAGAAGGACCTCATTGTTCGCAGCGGCCACAACATCGATCCCGCCGCCATCGAAGATGTCGCCAATGCATATCCTGGCGTGCAAATGAGCTCTGCCGTCGGCATGCCGGACGCCTACGCTGGCGAGGTGCCGATTCTCTTCGTTGTGCCGTCGCCTCAGCAGACGATCGAGCTCGCGCGGCTCTGCGACTACCTCGAGCAGAATGTCCACGAGCCCCCCGCGCGCCCGAAGCGCGTGGTGGTGCTTGACGCGCTTCCGGTCACCGCCGTGGGCAAGATCTTCAAGCCGACGCTTCGCGATCTCGCCGTTCGAGAGAAGGTCAGGACGGAAGTCGATCGGATATTCGGTCCTGAAACCGCGGCAGACATCCAGGTCAACAAGGACGACAAGCTCAACACGGTCGTCTGCATTTCGGTCGAAACGATCGACGAGGTCGCGCTGGGTCGGCTTGCAGAGAGCCTGTCGGCGTTGCCGCAGACCTATCGCGTTGAAGCGACATCGCCACGCGGGCGGGCGTAG
- a CDS encoding sugar ABC transporter substrate-binding protein, whose product MRTHSLALGSLVAVTLAAAAAPALAQQGLDEPFQKTFREALAGKTVAYVPVAMNFDLTEGWYAGLKKELEPYGVKFEIRDPNWNTNAGAQAVTSLISEKPAVMVIHNPDVQTYAKLLQRAENEGIYVIQINMGSAYRSSAFVGANWIEIGERQTEGVVKACQGKSNKIAIIQGALSAAASAYTLKGVENVLAKHPEIKVVSSQAADWDAAKAKAITQTVLKQNPDLCGIVGFWDGMDIGTAAAIKEAGLTGKVFLATSGGGERKGACELVKNGSFDLNMSYDVPTQAAQMAGTIKWLLSSGVKAGSVKGFEYSTLIPITKENADSQTSCWNLSDLKK is encoded by the coding sequence ATGCGCACGCATAGCTTAGCACTTGGAAGTCTGGTGGCGGTGACGCTCGCGGCGGCTGCGGCGCCGGCGCTCGCGCAGCAGGGGCTTGACGAGCCCTTTCAGAAGACCTTTCGCGAGGCGCTTGCCGGCAAGACGGTCGCCTACGTGCCGGTCGCCATGAATTTCGATCTGACGGAGGGCTGGTACGCGGGCCTGAAGAAGGAGCTCGAACCCTACGGCGTCAAGTTCGAGATTCGCGATCCCAACTGGAACACCAACGCGGGGGCGCAGGCTGTCACCTCGCTGATCTCTGAGAAGCCGGCGGTCATGGTGATCCACAATCCCGACGTCCAGACCTATGCCAAGCTGTTGCAGCGCGCCGAAAACGAAGGGATCTACGTCATCCAGATCAACATGGGATCAGCCTATCGCAGCTCCGCGTTCGTCGGCGCGAACTGGATCGAGATCGGCGAACGCCAGACCGAGGGGGTGGTGAAGGCCTGCCAGGGCAAGTCGAACAAGATCGCGATCATTCAGGGGGCGCTGTCCGCGGCCGCCAGTGCCTACACACTCAAGGGCGTCGAGAACGTTCTCGCCAAGCATCCTGAAATCAAGGTGGTGTCGAGCCAGGCGGCCGATTGGGATGCGGCGAAAGCCAAGGCCATCACGCAGACCGTCCTGAAGCAGAATCCCGACCTGTGCGGCATCGTGGGCTTCTGGGATGGCATGGATATCGGCACTGCCGCTGCGATCAAGGAGGCCGGGCTCACCGGCAAGGTCTTCCTGGCAACATCGGGCGGTGGAGAGCGCAAGGGCGCCTGCGAACTCGTGAAGAACGGCTCGTTCGATCTGAACATGAGCTACGACGTGCCGACGCAGGCGGCGCAGATGGCCGGAACGATCAAGTGGCTGCTGTCCTCGGGGGTGAAGGCGGGCTCGGTCAAGGGCTTCGAATACAGCACGCTCATTCCGATCACCAAGGAGAACGCAGACTCCCAGACGTCGTGCTGGAACCTCTCCGATCTCAAGAAGTGA
- a CDS encoding DUF2493 domain-containing protein, whose product MSDQHDEMREPRGDQSATDDALTELQLYGYRAFDDEPDPRPLPEGKVIAGAVADIFDALVATLSDTRLEPELKDLLWSTVNLFHRATTRIERELDDNEQAQRSSQREQNGSEVRSVELERLISEGLSLVERRNALEMFRDLAAEAFELDTKSAWRPRSGSQVNHRTLTAAMIDSRDFLAAKRRAEAAVMLPQGPKIALTGGPDFNDVALIWDRLDRVYAKHPDMVLLHGGSPKGAELIASKWAANRKVPQIAFKPDWTRHNKAAPFKRNDAMLETLPIGVMVFPGSGIQGNLADKARRLGIPVWTFGQGGA is encoded by the coding sequence ATGTCCGACCAGCACGACGAGATGCGTGAGCCCCGCGGCGACCAATCGGCGACCGACGACGCCCTGACCGAACTCCAGCTGTACGGCTATCGCGCCTTCGACGACGAGCCTGATCCGCGGCCACTGCCCGAGGGCAAGGTGATCGCCGGCGCTGTCGCCGACATTTTCGATGCCCTGGTGGCGACGCTTTCAGACACGCGCCTCGAGCCGGAGCTGAAGGATCTGCTCTGGTCGACGGTCAACCTGTTTCACCGCGCTACGACGCGCATCGAGCGCGAACTCGACGACAACGAGCAGGCGCAGCGCTCCAGCCAGCGGGAGCAGAACGGCTCGGAAGTCCGCTCCGTCGAGTTGGAGCGCCTGATTTCGGAAGGGCTGTCGCTGGTCGAGCGCCGCAACGCTCTGGAGATGTTCCGCGACCTCGCCGCCGAGGCATTCGAGCTCGATACGAAATCAGCGTGGCGGCCGCGCTCGGGATCGCAGGTCAACCATCGCACGCTGACGGCGGCCATGATCGACTCCCGCGATTTCCTCGCGGCCAAGCGCCGCGCCGAGGCTGCGGTGATGCTCCCGCAGGGTCCGAAAATTGCACTCACCGGCGGACCGGACTTCAACGACGTGGCACTGATCTGGGATCGGCTCGACCGGGTTTACGCCAAGCATCCAGACATGGTTCTCCTGCATGGTGGCTCACCGAAAGGCGCCGAGTTGATCGCTTCGAAGTGGGCGGCCAACCGCAAGGTGCCGCAGATCGCATTCAAGCCGGATTGGACCAGGCACAACAAGGCTGCGCCCTTCAAGCGCAACGACGCCATGCTGGAGACGCTCCCGATCGGCGTCATGGTCTTTCCCGGCTCTGGGATCCAAGGCAACCTCGCCGACAAGGCCCGCAGGCTTGGCATACCTGTGTGGACTTTTGGGCAAGGCGGCGCGTGA
- a CDS encoding DUF736 domain-containing protein: MASIGSFKKVGDDFQGEIITLNLKAKGVRIVPEVNRSSENAPSHRVYTGRVEIGAAWARRSEEGRDYLSLKLDDPSFNAPIYANLFEDEGGEGYTLLWSRPRKVAE, encoded by the coding sequence ATGGCTTCCATCGGTTCCTTCAAGAAGGTCGGCGACGATTTCCAGGGCGAGATCATTACCCTGAACCTCAAAGCGAAAGGCGTGCGCATCGTCCCCGAGGTCAATCGCTCCAGCGAGAACGCTCCCAGCCACCGGGTCTACACTGGTCGCGTCGAAATCGGAGCCGCCTGGGCCCGCCGGTCCGAGGAAGGGCGCGACTATCTCTCGCTCAAGCTCGACGATCCCTCCTTCAACGCCCCGATCTACGCCAACCTGTTCGAAGACGAGGGCGGCGAGGGCTACACGCTCCTCTGGTCGCGGCCACGGAAGGTGGCAGAGTGA
- a CDS encoding AraC family transcriptional regulator has product MELVFTTESLEPSKRYAAWQGAICDVYVHVDVEAEQRSDYQGFIREARFGVLTMTDVLLSEQRISRRERHIARLDKDCYYVEFVQQGKINVLQAGQTLNTNPHVGAIFSAAEAYDLECVGKVRSLYLEIPRKEFSSRFSENRIPVAMTIATGRGLGRIAAEFCSTLASEASSVDEAARSRLGDELMDVLALALDMGDKDQFSEDATAQKARLRSVKAWVEEHLTDHDLSLEKIARNNGVSLRHLHYLFRLTDMSVSEWILDRRLQRSYDMLTRLEQRALSVTEVAYQLGFSSSSHFSTVFRRKFGHSPSELRRR; this is encoded by the coding sequence ATGGAGCTCGTGTTCACAACGGAAAGCCTTGAGCCTTCCAAGCGCTACGCTGCCTGGCAAGGCGCCATTTGCGACGTCTATGTCCATGTCGACGTCGAGGCCGAGCAACGGTCCGACTATCAGGGCTTCATCCGGGAAGCACGATTTGGCGTGCTGACGATGACCGACGTATTGCTGTCGGAGCAGCGGATATCACGACGGGAGCGGCACATCGCCAGGCTCGACAAGGATTGCTACTACGTCGAATTCGTTCAACAGGGCAAGATCAACGTCCTGCAGGCAGGCCAGACGCTGAATACGAATCCCCACGTAGGTGCAATCTTCTCCGCGGCCGAAGCCTACGATCTGGAGTGCGTCGGGAAGGTTAGATCCCTCTACCTCGAGATTCCGCGCAAGGAATTCTCGTCGCGGTTCAGCGAGAACCGGATTCCGGTTGCGATGACTATTGCGACCGGACGCGGTCTTGGCCGGATCGCCGCCGAATTCTGCTCGACGTTGGCATCGGAAGCATCGTCGGTCGATGAAGCGGCGAGGTCTCGGCTCGGCGACGAGCTGATGGATGTTTTGGCTCTCGCCCTGGACATGGGCGACAAGGACCAATTTTCCGAGGACGCCACGGCTCAGAAAGCCCGCCTGCGCTCTGTCAAAGCCTGGGTCGAGGAGCATCTCACCGACCACGACCTTTCGCTCGAGAAGATCGCACGGAACAACGGGGTCTCGCTCAGACACCTGCACTATCTTTTTCGACTCACGGACATGTCGGTGTCCGAGTGGATTCTCGACCGGCGCCTGCAACGGTCCTACGATATGCTGACACGACTTGAGCAGCGCGCGTTGTCGGTGACTGAGGTCGCCTACCAGCTGGGATTCAGCAGCTCGTCACACTTCAGCACCGTGTTCCGGCGGAAGTTCGGGCATAGCCCCTCCGAGCTACGCCGACGATAG
- a CDS encoding DUF7146 domain-containing protein encodes MRGEASELARRLAREAEAVCRHYLSSGRREGRYWLVGDVNNTPGRSLFVRLHASSRGPAGKWTDAATGEHGDLLDVIGRTCRLRSFREIAEEARRFLNLPDWVRELPVASVAVRHPRNSTRAARRLFAMAQTLSGTLGESYLANRDIDPRVGSDALRFHPNCFYRPDHAAAVETWPALIAAVTDLNARITGVHRTWLDPDGFDDRRLGKAPIDTPRRAMGDLLGNAVRFGIADDVLAAGEGIETMLSLRTVLPTLPVAAALSANHLATLLWPATLRRLYVAVDADAAGVNAAGALTTRALDAGIEAIVLCPRLEDFNEDLRAFGWAKLRDMLRDQLLPEDVALFIGAIAA; translated from the coding sequence ATGAGAGGCGAAGCATCCGAGCTGGCGCGCCGCCTCGCGCGTGAGGCCGAGGCGGTCTGCCGTCATTATCTCTCCAGCGGCCGGCGCGAGGGACGCTACTGGCTGGTTGGCGATGTCAACAACACGCCCGGCCGCTCACTGTTCGTGCGGTTGCACGCGTCATCGAGGGGACCGGCCGGCAAATGGACGGATGCTGCGACCGGCGAGCATGGCGATTTGCTCGACGTCATCGGGCGCACGTGTCGACTGCGCAGCTTCCGCGAGATTGCCGAGGAAGCACGGCGCTTCCTGAACCTGCCGGATTGGGTGCGTGAGCTTCCGGTCGCCTCTGTGGCCGTGCGGCATCCCCGCAACTCCACCAGAGCGGCTCGCCGGCTGTTTGCGATGGCGCAGACACTGTCTGGTACGCTCGGCGAATCCTATCTTGCCAATCGAGATATCGATCCGCGCGTGGGCAGTGACGCTCTGCGCTTTCATCCGAACTGCTTCTATCGGCCCGATCATGCCGCGGCTGTCGAGACATGGCCCGCTCTGATTGCGGCTGTGACGGACCTGAACGCTCGCATCACTGGCGTCCATCGCACTTGGCTGGATCCTGACGGCTTTGACGATCGCCGGCTTGGCAAGGCGCCGATCGACACGCCGCGGCGGGCGATGGGCGATCTGCTCGGGAATGCCGTTCGTTTCGGGATTGCTGACGACGTGCTGGCAGCCGGGGAAGGTATCGAGACCATGCTGTCGCTGCGCACTGTGCTGCCGACCTTGCCGGTCGCCGCTGCGCTTTCGGCCAACCATCTCGCGACGCTGCTCTGGCCAGCCACGCTGCGCCGGCTCTATGTCGCTGTCGACGCTGATGCTGCCGGCGTCAATGCGGCGGGAGCGTTGACCACACGCGCGCTGGACGCTGGCATCGAGGCGATCGTACTGTGTCCTCGCCTGGAGGACTTCAACGAAGACCTGCGCGCCTTCGGATGGGCCAAGCTTCGGGACATGCTGCGCGATCAATTGCTGCCCGAAGACGTCGCGCTTTTCATCGGCGCGATCGCGGCCTAG
- a CDS encoding ABC transporter permease, with protein sequence MKHFRLGQQEIVFAVFAALFLAFSIFLKGFLTADNMLTLLQNVAVLGILGLAMAVVVIGRGIDLSLIAALAVPGGLVLQMVQNGHSLPASLLAAGLLAVAIGLVNGWLIAYAEVPPLFATLATGLFVAGLGQAALFQLDVVQWSDGMAGFERLGQGSILGIPTSIVMFAIAAIAVFVLLRQTRWGAFIYAVGDNPFAARVTGIPSRPIVVLQYVLAAVIGCFAGLVMAASVNSMPTRIFNSTMIYDVILVVVLGGIGLSGGRGGVVNVIIGTLLIGTMLNGMTILDIPYAGQNLIKGVVLLIAVITDTILNPRNEETAQQGDI encoded by the coding sequence ATGAAGCACTTTCGGCTTGGTCAACAGGAGATCGTGTTCGCCGTCTTCGCGGCGCTCTTCCTGGCCTTCTCGATCTTCCTCAAAGGTTTCCTCACCGCCGACAACATGCTGACCCTGCTGCAGAACGTCGCCGTTCTCGGCATTCTCGGCCTGGCGATGGCCGTTGTCGTCATCGGGCGCGGCATCGATCTGTCCCTGATCGCAGCCCTCGCGGTCCCCGGCGGGCTCGTCCTGCAGATGGTGCAGAACGGTCATTCGTTGCCGGCCTCCTTGCTCGCCGCCGGCCTCCTGGCCGTCGCCATCGGTCTCGTCAATGGCTGGCTGATCGCCTATGCGGAGGTGCCGCCGCTGTTTGCAACGCTCGCGACCGGGCTGTTTGTTGCAGGACTTGGGCAAGCGGCGCTGTTCCAGCTCGACGTCGTCCAATGGAGCGACGGCATGGCGGGATTCGAGCGGCTCGGGCAGGGCAGCATCCTTGGCATCCCGACGTCGATCGTGATGTTTGCGATCGCCGCAATCGCGGTGTTCGTTCTGCTGCGTCAGACCCGGTGGGGGGCCTTTATCTATGCGGTTGGTGACAATCCATTCGCCGCACGGGTGACCGGCATTCCCTCGCGCCCGATTGTCGTGCTGCAATATGTGCTTGCGGCGGTGATCGGCTGCTTTGCCGGTCTCGTGATGGCGGCATCCGTCAACTCGATGCCCACCCGGATCTTCAACTCGACCATGATCTATGACGTGATCCTCGTCGTCGTGCTCGGGGGCATCGGATTGTCCGGCGGCCGCGGCGGCGTCGTGAACGTCATCATCGGCACGCTGCTGATCGGGACCATGCTGAACGGTATGACGATTCTGGATATTCCCTATGCCGGACAGAACCTGATCAAGGGTGTCGTCCTGCTGATCGCGGTGATCACCGATACGATCTTGAATCCGCGAAATGAAGAAACAGCCCAGCAAGGCGACATCTAG